One window from the genome of Entelurus aequoreus isolate RoL-2023_Sb linkage group LG04, RoL_Eaeq_v1.1, whole genome shotgun sequence encodes:
- the LOC133648195 gene encoding protocadherin beta-16-like, with product MENKRLAPLGYCLVFLFLFLDTINGDLSYSIREEMKRGSLIGNIAKDLGLDLGQLSARKARIDPEDNNVQHCGINLNNGDLVVQERIDREGLCGKKASCVLKQELVLENPLELHRINIRVVDINDNSPQFNDDSLKIEIRESADKGERFPLREAHDGDIGENAVQSYTLQQNDHFKLNVNTKPGGRKYCELVLDKELDREDNKDIMLSLTAYDGGSPQRSGTVVIHVTVLDANDNVPVFSQTVYKASLPENSPLDTLVITVSASDADEGLNSEITYAFDHVSDDNINVFTLHPKTGDVRVAGVVDNEKMSSYEMQISAIDGLGLISYTSLIIEVTDTNDNTPVIQLKSLSNPIPENVSPGIEVGIINVQDRDSEQNGQVRCSIQPNVPFKLVPSIKNYYSLVTTGQLDRELVSDYNITISATDEGSPPLSSSNSLHLSVADINDNPPVFEEQSYSAYVSENNKAGSTLCSVSARDPDWRQNGTVIYSLLAAEVNGAPVSSYVSVNGHTGVIHAVRSFDYEHLRSFKVHVMARDNGSPPLSSNVSVSVFISDVNDNSPQILYPSPEGNSFMTELVPKAAHGGSVVSKVIAVDADSGQNAWLSYHIVKSTDPGLFTIGLHSGEIRTQRDISESDSMKQNLIVAVKDNGQPPLSATCSMYLLISDNLAEVPELKDISYEEKNSKLTSYLIIALVSVSTFFLTFIIIVLGVRFCRRRKPRLLFDGAVAIPSAYLPPNYADVDGTGTLRSTYNYDAYLTTGSRTSDFKFVSSYNDNTLPADQTLRKSPSDFDEMFGDTQGSPEV from the coding sequence ATGGAGAACAAAAGATTGGCACCTCTTGGCTACTGCCTcgtttttcttttccttttcctCGACACCATCAATGGAGACTTGAGCTACTCTATACGAGAGGAGATGAAACGTGGATCACTAATTGGGAATATCGCCAAGGATTTGGGACTTGATTTGGGCCAGTTATCTGCTCGTAAAGCGCGCATTGATCCAGAGGATAACAACGTTCAGCACTGCGGCATCAACCTCAACAATGGTGACTTGGTTGTTCAGGAGAGGATTGACAGAGAAGGGCTTTGTGGCAAAAAGGCTTCATGTGTTCTTAAACAAGAACTTGTGCTGGAAAATCCATTAGAGCTGCACCGTATTAATATTCGTGTTGTCGATATTAATGATAATTCACCACAGTTCAATGATGATTCATTAAAAATAGAAATACGGGAGTCTGCAGACAAAGGAGAACGTTTTCCTCTTAGAGAAGCACATGATGGAGACATTGGTGAAAATGCTGTTCAAAGCTACACTTTACAGCAGAATGATCATTTCAAATTAAATGTAAACACTAAACCAGGTGGACGGAAGTACTGTGAATTGGTCTTAGACAAAGAATTAGATAGAGAAGATAACAAAGACATCATGCTCTCTCTGACTGCATATGATGGCGGCTCTCCTCAGAGATCAGGTACAGTAGTCATACATGTCACTGTGCTGGATGCTAATGATAATGTACCAGTGTTTAGTCAGACAGTCTATAAAGCCAGTCTGCCTGAAAACTCTCCTCTTGATACATTGGTGATCACAGTGAGTGCAAGTGATGCAGATGAAGGATTAAATAGTGAAATTACATATGCATTTGATCATGTTTCTGATGACAATATTAATGTATTTACATTGCATCCCAAAACTGGAGATGTGAGAGTGGCTGGTGTTGTTGATAACGAGAAAATGTCATCATATGAAATGCAAATAAGCGCGATAGATGGTCTTGGATTGATTTCATATACTTCTTTGATTATTGAAGTCACTGACACAAACGACAACACCCCAGTTATACAACTAAAATCACTGTCTAATCCAATACCAGAGAATGTGTCACCTGGTATAGAGGTGGGCATCATTAATGTTCAGGACAGAGACTCTGAGCAGAATGGACAGGTCCGGTGCTCCATTCAACCAAATGTCCCCTTTAAGTTAGTTCCTTCTATTAAAAACTATTATTCTCTGGTGACTACTGGACAACTGGACCGTGAACTAGTGTCTGATTACAACATTACAATCAGTGCCACTGACGAGGGCTCTCCTCCTCTGTCCTCCTCTAACAGTCTTCACTTATCTGTAGCAGACATCAACGACAACCCACCTGTGTTTGAGGAACAGTCCTACAGCGCATATGTGAGTGAAAATAACAAAGCTGGATCCACTTTATGTTCTGTTAGTGCCCGAGACCCCGATTGGAGACAGAACGGTACCGTGATTTATTCTTTGTTAGCCGCTGAGGTGAACGGTGCCCCGGTGTCCTCCTATGTATCTGTTAACGGACACACAGGTGTGATCCACGCTGTCAGATCATTTGATTATGAACACTTGAGGAGTTTTAAAGTCCACGTCATGGCCAGAGACAACGGTTCTCCTCCGCTGAGCAGCAACGTGAGCGTCAGTGTGTTCATATCGGATGTGAATGACAACTCTCCTCAGATACTGTACCCCTCCCCAGAGGGTAACTCCTTCATGACAGAGCTGGTCCCCAAAGCTGCACACGGAGGCTCTGTGGTGTCCAAAGTGATAGCGGTGGATGCAGACTCCGGACAGAACGCCTGGCTGTCCTATCATATAGTCAAGTCCACTGATCCTGGACTTTTCACCATTGGTCTCCACAGTGGAGAGATCAGGACCCAGCGGGACATTTCTGAATCTGACAGCATGAAACAGaacctgattgtggcagtgaaaGATAACGGACAGCCCCCTCTCTCTGCCACCTGCtccatgtatttacttatttctgATAACTTGGCTGAGGTGCCAGAACTGAAGGACATTTCTTATGAGGAGAAGAATTCTAAACTGACGTCTTATCTGATCATCGCGCTGGTGTCTGTGTCCACCTTCTTTCTGACCTTCATCATCATCGTCCTGGGTGTGAGGTTTTGTCGCAGGAGAAAGCCCAGACTGTTGTTTGATGGAGCAGTTGCCATCCCCAGCGCGTATCTGCCTCCTAATTACGCAGATGTTGACGGCACAGGAACTTTACGCAGCACCTACAACTATGACGCCTACTTGACAACAGGTTCTAGAACCAGTGACTTTAAGTTTGTGTCTTCTTACAATGACAACACGCTGCCTGCTGACCAGACTCTGAGGAAAAGTCCTTCTGACTTTGATGAGATGTTTGGAGATACTCAAGGCTCCCCTGAGGTATGA
- the LOC133648118 gene encoding protocadherin beta-16-like: MENKRLAPLGYCLVFLFLFLHTINGDLSYSIREEMKRGSLIGNIAKDLGLGLGQLSARKARIDPEDNNVQHCGINLNTGDLIVQERIDREGLCGKKASCVLKQELVLENPLELHPINIRVLDINDNSPQFNEESLKFEILEIAVRGARFPLREAHDGDIGENAVQSYTLQQNDHFKLNVNTKPGGRKYCELVLDKELDREDEKDIMLSLTAYDGGSPQRSGTVVIHVTVLDANDNVPVFSQTVYKASLPENSPLDTLVITVSASDADEGLNSEITYAFDHVSDDDINVFTLHPKTGDVRVAGVVDNEKMSSYEMQISAIDGLGLISYSSLIIEVTDTNDNTPVIQLKSLSNPIPENVSPGTEVGIINVQDRDSEQNGQVRCFIQPNVPFKLVPSLKNYYSLVTTGQLDRELVSDYNITISATDEGSPPLSSSKSLHLSVADINDNPPVFEEQSYSAYVSENNKAGSTLCSVSARDPDWRQNGTVIYSLLAAEVNGAPVSSYVSVNGDTGVIHAVRSFDYEHLRSFKVHVMARDNGSPPLSSNVSVSVFISDVNDNSPQILYPSPEGNSFMTELVPKAAHGGSVVSKVIAVDADSGQNAWLSYHIVKSTDPGLFTIGLHSGEIRTQRDISESDSMKQNLIVAVKDNGQPPLSATCSMYLLISDNLAEVPELKDISYDEKNSKLTSYLIIALVSVSTFFLTFIIIVLGVRFCRRRKPRLLFDGAVAIPSAYLPPNYADVDGTGTLRSTYNYDAYLTTGSRTSDFKFVSSYNDNTLPADQTLRKSPSDFVDDLHDSFDPLEYIYS, encoded by the exons ATGGAGAACAAAAGATTGGCACCTCTTGGCTACTGCCTcgtttttcttttccttttcctCCACACCATCAATGGAGACTTGAGCTACTCTATACGAGAGGAGATGAAACGTGGATCACTAATTGGTAATATCGCCAAGGATTTGGGACTTGGTTTGGGCCAGTTATCTGCTCGTAAAGCACGCATTGATCCAGAGGATAACAACGTTCAGCACTGCGGCATCAACCTCAACACTGGTGACTTGATTGTTCAGGAGAGGATTGACAGAGAAGGGCTTTGTGGCAAAAAGGCTTCATGTGTTCTTAAACAAGAACTAGTGCTGGAAAATCCATTAGAGCTGCACCCTATTAATATACGTGTTTTAGACATTAATGATAATTCACCCCAATTCAATGAGGAATCACTTAAATTTGAAATACTCGAAATAGCAGTCAGGGGTGCTCGTTTTCCTCTTAGAGAAGCACATGATGGAGATATCGGAGAAAATGCTGTTCAAAGCTACACTTTACAGCAGAATGATCATTTCAAATTAAACGTAAACACTAAACCAGGTGGACGGAAGTACTGTGAATTGGTCTTAGACAAAGAATTAGATAGAGAAGATGAAAAAGACATCATGCTCTCTCTGACTGCATATGATGGCGGCTCTCCTCAGAGATCAGGTACAGTAGTCATACATGTCACTGTGCTGGATGCTAATGATAATGTACCAGTGTTTAGTCAGACAGTCTATAAAGCCAGTCTGCCTGAAAACTCTCCTCTTGATACATTGGTGATCACAGTGAGTGCAAGTGATGCAGATGAAGGATTGAATAGTGAAATTACATATGCATTTGATCATGTATCTGATGACGATATTAATGTATTTACATTACATCCCAAAACTGGAGATGTTAGAGTGGCTGGTGTTGTTGATAACGAGAAAATGTCATCATATGAAATGCAAATAAGCGCGATAGATGGTCTTGGATTGATTTCATATAGTTCTTTGATTATTGAAGTCACTGACACAAACGACAACACCCCAGTTATACAACTAAAATCACTGTCTAATCCAATACCAGAGAATGTGTCACCTGGTACAGAGGTGGGCATCATTAATGTTCAGGACAGAGACTCTGAGCAGAATGGACAGGTCCGCTGCTTCATTCAACCAAATGTCCCCTTTAAGTTAGTTCCTTCTCTAAAAAACTATTATTCTCTGGTGACTACTGGACAACTGGACCGTGAACTAGTGTCTGATTACAACATTACAATCAGTGCCACTGACGAGGGCTCTCCTCCTCTGTCCTCCTCTAAAAGTCTCCACTTATCTGTAGCAGACATCAACGACAACCCACCTGTGTTTGAGGAACAGTCCTACAGTGCATATGTGAGTGAAAATAACAAAGCTGGCTCCACTTTATGTTCCGTTAGTGCTCGAGACCCCGACTGGAGACAGAACGGTACCGTGATTTATTCTCTGTTAGCTGCTGAGGTGAACGGTGCCCCGGTGTCCTCCTATGTATCTGTTAACGGAGACACAGGTGTGATCCACGCTGTCAGGTCATTTGATTACGAACACCTGAGAAGTTTTAAAGTCCACGTCATGGCCAGAGACAACGGTTCTCCTCCGCTGAGCAGCAACGTGAGCGTCAGTGTGTTCATATCGGATGTGAATGACAACTCTCCTCAGATACTGTACCCCTCCCCAGAGGGTAACTCCTTCATGACAGAGCTGGTCCCCAAAGCTGCACACGGAGGCTCTGTGGTGTCCAAAGTGATAGCGGTGGATGCAGACTCCGGACAGAATGCCTGGCTGTCCTATCATATAGTCAAGTCCACTGATCCAGGACTTTTCACCATTGGTCTCCACAGTGGAGAGATCAGGACCCAGCGGGACATTTCTGAATCTGACAGCATGAAACAGaacctgattgtggcagtgaaaGATAACGGACAGCCCCCTCTCTCTGCCACCTGCtccatgtatttacttatttctgACAACTTGGCTGAGGTGCCAGAACTGAAGGACATTTCTTATGACGAGAAGAATTCCAAACTGACGTCTTATCTGATCATCGCGCTGGTGTCTGTGTCCACCTTCTTTCTGACCTTCATCATCATCGTCCTGGGTGTGAGGTTTTGTCGCAGGAGAAAGCCCAGACTGTTGTTTGATGGAGCAGTTGCCATCCCCAGCGCGTATCTGCCTCCTAATTACGCAGATGTTGACGGCACAGGAACTTTACGCAGCACCTACAACTATGACGCCTACTTGACAACAGGTTCTAGAACCAGTGACTTCAAGTTTGTGTCTTCTTACAATGACAACACGCTGCCTGCTGACCAGACTCTGAGGAAAAGTCCTTCTGACTTTGTTGATGATCTTCATGATTCTTTTGACCCTCTGGAG TACATCTACTCTTGA
- the LOC133648117 gene encoding protocadherin gamma-A11-like, producing the protein MDSRRTRFLICTFYTLFLLHSAYGDVSFSFPEEMKRGSVIGNLAKDLGLEASALSARKARINTVGGDKRYCDLNMKSGELIVADRIDRESLCGDKASCVLKHEVVLQNPLELHRINLHIQDVNDNAPMFKDTVINLEIHESADKGARFVIEEGHDADIGQNSVQQYSLRKNDNFVLAVSGNTIELVLDKELDREKQNEMNLLLTALDGGSPQRSGTVVIHVTVLDANDNVPVFSQAVYKASLPENSPPDTIVINVSATDADEGVNGEVSYEFGHVSEDVEKLFSIDRKVGAIGVIGNVDYESTSSYEIRMKAKDGLGLSSYAKVIIYITDVNDNAPVIHLESLSNPIPENVSPGTEVGIINVQDRDSEKNGQVRCSIQQNVPFKLVPSIKNYYSLVTTGQLDRELVSDYNITISATDEGSPPLSSSKSLHLSVADINDNPPVFEEQSYSAYVSENNKAGSTLCSVSARDPDWRQNGTVIYSLLDAEVNGAPVSSYVSVNGDTGVIHAVRSFDYEHLRSFKVHVMARDNGSPPLSSNVSVSVFISDVNDNSPQILYPSPEGNSFMTELVPKAAQGGSVVSKVIAVDADSGQNAWLSYHIVKSTDPGLFTIGLHSGEIRTQRDISESDSMKQNLIVAVKDNGQPPLSATCSMYLLISDNLAEVPELKDISYDEKNSKLTSYLIIALVSVSTFFLTFIIIVLGVRFCRRRKPRLLFDGAVAIPSAYLPPNYADVDGTGTLRSTYNYDAYLTTGSRTSDFKFVSSYNDNTLPADQTLRKSPSDFVDDLHDSFDPLEVGTFAILIKFC; encoded by the coding sequence ATGGATTCAAGGCGCACAAGGTTTTTGATTTGCACCTTTTACACCCTCTTTTTGTTGCATTCTGCATATGGAGACGTGAGCTTTTCCTTTCCTGAGGAGATGAAACGAGGATCTGTTATTGGGAATTTAGCCAAGGATCTCGGACTGGAAGCAAGCGCACTGTCCGCCAGAAAAGCCCGCATCAACACGGTGGGGGGAGATAAACGTTATTGTGATCTAAACATGAAAAGTGGAGAGCTGATTGTCGCCGACAGGATTGACCGAGAGAGCCTTTGTGGAGACAAAGCTTCGTGTGTCCTAAAACATGAGGTCGTGCTGCAGAATCCTCTTGAGCTTCATCGGATTAATTTGCACATTCAAGATGTTAATGATAACGCACCAATGTTTAAAGACACCGTGATTAATTTGGAGATACATGAGTCAGCCGATAAAGGAGCTCGTTTTGTGATAGAAGAGGGGCACGATGCAGATATAGGACAAAATTCTGTTCAACAATACAGCCTAAGAAAGAATGATAATTTTGTTCTTGCTGTCAGCGGTAACACAATAGAATTAGTTCTTGATAAAGAACTTGACCGTGAAAAACAAAATGAGATGAATTTGCTTCTCACAGCTTTAGATGGCGGCTCTCCTCAGAGATCAGGTACAGTAGTCATACACGTCACTGTGCTGGATGCTAATGATAATGTACCAGTGTTCAGCCAAGCTGTTTATAAAGCCAGTCTGCCTGAAAACTCTCCTCCTGATACAATAGTGATTAATGTTAGTGCTACTGATGCTGATGAAGGAGTGAATGGAGAAGTGAGTTATGAATTTGGTCATGTTTCAGAAGATGTGGAGAAGTTATTCAGTATTGATCGTAAAGTGGGTGCTATAGGAGTAATTGGAAATGTTGATTATGAATCCACATCTTCATATGAAATACGTATGAAAGCCAAAGATGGATTAGGACTGTCATCTTATGCCAAGGTGATTATTTATATCACTGATGTAAATGACAACGCTCCTGTAATACATTTAGAATCACTGTCTAATCCAATACCAGAGAATGTGTCACCTGGTACAGAGGTGGGCATCATTAATGTTCAGGACAGAGACTCTGAGAAGAATGGACAAGTCCGCTGCTCCATTCAACAAAATGTCCCCTTTAAGTTAGTTCCTTCTATTAAAAACTATTATTCTCTGGTGACTACTGGACAACTGGACCGTGAACTAGTGTCTGATTACAACATTACAATCAGTGCCACTGACGAGGGCTCTCCTCCTCTGTCCTCCTCTAAAAGTCTTCACTTATCTGTAGCAGACATCAACGACAACCCACCTGTGTTTGAGGAACAGTCCTACAGCGCATATGTGAGTGAAAATAACAAAGCTGGCTCCACTTTATGTTCTGTTAGTGCTCGAGACCCTGACTGGAGACAAAACGGTACCGTGATTTATTCTCTGTTAGATGCTGAGGTGAACGGTGCCCCGGTGTCCTCCTATGTGTCTGTTAACGGAGACACAGGTGTGATCCACGCTGTCAGGTCATTTGATTATGAACACCTGAGGAGTTTTAAAGTCCACGTCATGGCCAGAGACAACGGTTCTCCTCCGCTGAGCAGCAACGTGAGCGTCAGTGTGTTCATATCGGATGTGAATGACAACTCTCCTCAGATACTGTACCCCTCCCCAGAGGGTAACTCCTTCATGACAGAGCTGGTCCCCAAAGCTGCACAAGGAGGCTCTGTGGTGTCCAAAGTGATAGCGGTGGACGCAGACTCTGGACAGAACGCCTGGCTGTCCTATCATATAGTCAAGTCCACTGATCCGGGGCTTTTCACCATTGGTCTCCACAGTGGAGAGATCAGGACCCAGCGGGACATTTCTGAATCTGACAGCATGAAACAGaacctgattgtggcagtgaaaGATAATGGACAGCCCCCTCTCTCTGCCACCTGCtccatgtatttacttatttctgATAACTTGGCTGAGGTGCCAGAACTGAAGGACATTTCTTATGACGAGAAGAATTCCAAACTGACGTCTTATCTGATCATCGCGCTGGTGTCTGTGTCCACCTTCTTTCTGACCTTCATCATCATCGTCCTGGGTGTGAGGTTTTGTCGCAGGAGAAAGCCCAGACTGTTGTTTGATGGAGCAGTTGCCATCCCCAGCGCGTATCTGCCTCCTAATTACGCAGATGTTGACGGCACAGGAACTTTACGCAGCACCTACAACTATGACGCCTACTTGACAACAGGTTCTAGAACCAGTGACTTTAAGTTTGTGTCTTCTTACAATGACAACACGCTGCCTGCTGACCAGACTCTGAGGAAAAGTCCTTCTGACTTTGTTGATGATCTTCATGATTCTTTTGACCCCTTGGAGGTAGGAACCTTTGCTATTTTAATCAAATTTTGCTGA